From one Flavobacterium kingsejongi genomic stretch:
- a CDS encoding TolC family protein: MKNNFQRNGILLLCSLLWATVTVAQSPLTLNEAIAAGIKNNPNLQAAQLDSKMQLQLVKSAYELPQTEFTGTFGQINTKANDRNFAVSQTFSPFQYGAKKKLLQANSALSTLQAAQTQQELIFSIRQSWNAMLYYAELNKIMEKHNSLMKRFVRSASLKFDTGETNALEKTTAVAKQQELEQQIKQNQALLWVEQSKLKTYLNDTGDFRISDTLLTALPALTVLDSSMVVKNNVLQVAAENVRVAEAATKVQRSTLMPDVTAGYFIQSFTGNQEVNGATVYYDGAPRFQGFTVGISLPLFAGSGVAKIKAAKTNIEIRQKDAEYLQAQLKNQYYQLREQLATYESLIAYYKTTALPNAETMTENASKAYRNGDISYVEYVQAVETAMTIRTNYLNALNKYNQTVINLQFMVNQ, from the coding sequence ATGAAAAATAATTTTCAAAGAAACGGAATACTACTACTCTGTAGCCTACTCTGGGCAACTGTCACGGTAGCACAATCTCCGCTTACTTTAAATGAAGCCATTGCAGCAGGAATTAAGAACAATCCCAACCTGCAGGCGGCACAACTCGATAGTAAAATGCAATTGCAATTGGTGAAATCGGCTTATGAATTACCACAGACGGAATTCACAGGGACATTTGGCCAAATCAATACCAAAGCCAACGATAGGAATTTTGCAGTATCGCAGACGTTTAGCCCATTTCAGTATGGTGCCAAAAAGAAATTACTGCAGGCCAATAGTGCTTTAAGTACTTTGCAGGCAGCACAGACCCAACAGGAATTGATTTTTAGCATCCGGCAATCCTGGAATGCCATGTTGTATTATGCCGAATTGAATAAGATTATGGAAAAACACAACAGCCTGATGAAGCGCTTTGTGAGATCGGCAAGCCTGAAATTTGATACTGGTGAAACGAATGCGCTCGAAAAAACAACAGCCGTAGCCAAGCAGCAGGAGCTGGAACAACAGATTAAGCAAAACCAGGCTTTATTGTGGGTCGAGCAATCAAAACTTAAAACGTACCTGAATGATACCGGAGATTTCCGGATTTCCGATACACTGCTCACTGCACTTCCGGCATTGACAGTACTGGACAGCAGTATGGTCGTAAAAAACAACGTCCTACAGGTAGCCGCTGAAAATGTACGGGTAGCAGAAGCCGCTACAAAAGTGCAGCGCTCCACCCTCATGCCGGATGTTACTGCTGGTTATTTTATCCAATCCTTTACCGGGAATCAGGAAGTCAACGGGGCGACGGTATATTATGATGGAGCACCTCGCTTTCAGGGTTTTACGGTAGGGATTTCACTACCACTTTTTGCGGGTAGTGGCGTAGCTAAGATCAAAGCGGCAAAAACGAATATTGAAATTCGCCAGAAGGATGCCGAATACCTACAGGCACAGCTGAAAAATCAATATTATCAATTACGGGAGCAATTGGCGACCTATGAATCCCTGATTGCGTATTACAAAACAACAGCATTGCCCAATGCGGAGACGATGACTGAAAATGCCTCCAAAGCCTATCGCAACGGAGACATATCATATGTAGAGTACGTTCAGGCTGTAGAAACCGCAATGACCATACGAACCAATTACCTTAATGCTTTAAATAAATACAACCAGACTGTAATCAATTTGCAGTTTATGGTGAATCAATAA
- a CDS encoding efflux RND transporter periplasmic adaptor subunit: MKNKNSIYGGIAVAVVLAAVLYFAFRKTPAPAKTTAENPTEIEKAGTAVREVELNEAQYKASGIVLGSFAMKNLSEVVNANGYTKLPPQNQADVSVYLPGIVKSILVIEGQLVRKGQLLATLESPEYARLQQDYLTSKSNLEYLNLEYDRQKTLSDENVNSKKTYQKTKSDYEIEKARFSSLQQQLNLLHLNPGGPATLPILAPIAGYITEITIKLGSNAEVGKPLFSIVDNSKLHVDLLVYEKDLYKVKPGQNIRFVLTNQDNTEIRGKVFNVGKAFENETKSVAVHADILNANQALISGMYVNALIDVGAKDVQSLPVEAVVKAEGREFIFILEGEETEKKEEHGKPAVEEGKHFHFQRIEVKTGTSQLGFVEVSLLHEVPPNAPIVLKGAYYIQSHLLKSEGGGGHEH, translated from the coding sequence ATGAAAAACAAGAATAGTATATATGGTGGTATTGCAGTAGCTGTTGTGCTTGCAGCAGTGCTTTATTTTGCTTTCCGAAAGACTCCGGCTCCTGCTAAAACTACAGCAGAAAATCCAACCGAAATCGAAAAAGCGGGTACTGCGGTACGGGAAGTGGAACTGAACGAGGCGCAGTATAAGGCTTCCGGTATTGTGTTGGGGAGTTTCGCCATGAAAAACCTGAGTGAAGTGGTGAATGCCAATGGGTATACCAAGTTACCCCCACAAAACCAGGCTGATGTTTCGGTATACCTTCCCGGAATAGTAAAATCGATTTTGGTGATCGAAGGGCAATTAGTACGTAAAGGACAATTACTCGCTACCCTGGAAAGCCCGGAATACGCGCGCCTGCAACAGGATTACCTCACGTCTAAAAGCAATCTGGAATACCTGAACCTGGAATACGACCGCCAGAAAACCCTAAGTGACGAAAATGTAAACTCTAAAAAGACATACCAAAAGACCAAATCAGACTATGAGATTGAAAAGGCACGGTTCAGTTCATTACAGCAGCAGTTAAACCTGTTGCACCTGAATCCGGGAGGCCCTGCGACATTACCGATATTGGCTCCAATAGCCGGTTATATTACCGAAATCACTATTAAATTAGGAAGTAATGCCGAAGTAGGAAAACCGCTTTTCAGCATCGTGGATAATTCCAAACTGCATGTTGATTTATTGGTATACGAAAAAGACCTGTACAAAGTAAAACCCGGACAGAATATTAGATTTGTACTGACAAATCAGGATAATACGGAAATCCGTGGAAAAGTATTTAATGTGGGTAAAGCCTTTGAAAATGAAACTAAGTCGGTAGCTGTTCATGCTGATATTTTAAATGCGAACCAGGCATTGATTTCCGGCATGTATGTGAATGCATTGATTGATGTAGGAGCGAAAGATGTGCAATCGCTACCTGTGGAAGCTGTAGTAAAGGCAGAAGGGCGTGAGTTTATTTTTATCCTTGAAGGTGAAGAAACCGAAAAAAAAGAAGAGCACGGTAAGCCCGCTGTAGAAGAAGGGAAACATTTTCACTTCCAGCGTATAGAAGTTAAGACCGGGACTTCACAATTAGGATTTGTTGAGGTATCTTTATTGCACGAAGTACCACCCAATGCACCTATAGTGCTAAAAGGGGCGTATTATATTCAAAGCCACTTGCTGAAAAGCGAAGGCGGTGGCGGGCATGAGCATTAA
- a CDS encoding YqaE/Pmp3 family membrane protein, which translates to MRYVLAFFLPWLSLILQGKIGSGIICLILQITIIGWIPAFIWAVTALNRMYADRRTAQIIRAARR; encoded by the coding sequence ATGCGTTATGTGTTGGCATTTTTTTTGCCTTGGTTGTCGTTGATACTCCAGGGTAAAATAGGTTCAGGAATTATATGCCTGATTTTACAAATTACAATTATAGGCTGGATTCCCGCATTTATATGGGCGGTAACAGCACTTAACAGGATGTATGCCGACCGTAGGACTGCTCAAATTATACGGGCTGCCAGAAGGTAA
- a CDS encoding efflux RND transporter permease subunit, which yields MLDRIIHFSITNKFSIGLMTLALVVVGTYSLYHLPMDALPDITNNQVQIITTSPTLATQEVEQFITYPIEQAVKPIPKIVELRSISRFGLSVVTVVFEENVDIYWARAQISERLKETEEQIPKGVGRPEMAPVSTGLGEIYQYVVFPEAGYEKDFSATELRTIQDWIIKPQLIGTAGVAEVNTLGGMLKQYEIAVQPDKLKSMNVTIAEIFTALESNNENTGGAYIDKKPYAYFIRGIGMVSSIDDINKIVVKNQNGIPILVRDIAKVQIGSSIRYGAVTKDGKGEEVSGMVMMLKGENSGEVVARVKEKMEQIKKSLPKGVSIAPFMDRTKLVDKAIGTIRTNLIEGALIVIFILVLLLGNWRAGLVVASVIPLALLFAIAMMKLFGVSGNLMSLGAIDFGLIVDGAVIIVEAIVHRLQVRSKGQLTAAQMDAEVYEASSKIRSSAAFGEIIILIVYLPILALVGIEGKMFGPMAQTVCFALLGAFILSLTYVPMMSALVLKKETGHTKNISDRIINAIYGVYRPVLEAALRVKVAVIGGSIALFAVALFLFSTLGGEFIPTLDEGDIATHLIIASGSSLSQEIEATTKAEQILKSRFPEVRMVVSKIGSAEIPTDPMPIEAGDMIILLKDKSEWTSAKTKEELMEKMEKALEEIPGATTEFSQPIQMRFNELMTGVRSDVAIKIFGEDIDMLVSKGEETLQLISGVEGVTDAKLERVAGLPQIAVRYNKDKLALYGLNIGDLNRVIRIGFAGEAAGRVYEGEKRFDLVVRLDENSRQDISNLKSLFVTLPTGNQIPLEQIADINYEDGPMQISREDGKRRIVVGFNVRGKDVKGVVEAIQAKLDKNLHLPDGYYTTFGGQFENLIDANKRLIIAVPIALSLIFILLFFTFHSIRQSLLIFTAIPLSAIGGIFALWLRGMPFSISAGVGFIALFGVAVLNGIVLIGCFNQLRKDGMHKIEDRIREGTKIRLRPVILTAAVASLGFLPMALSTTAGAEVQKPLATVVIGGLVTATLLTLIVLPILYYFFEKKKEPAIENEQPEQHV from the coding sequence ATGTTAGATCGCATTATTCATTTCAGTATTACCAATAAATTCAGTATCGGATTAATGACACTGGCGTTGGTAGTAGTGGGGACTTATTCCTTATACCACCTGCCCATGGATGCCCTGCCGGACATCACCAACAATCAGGTACAAATTATTACAACCTCTCCCACACTGGCGACCCAGGAAGTGGAACAATTTATTACCTACCCTATTGAGCAAGCTGTAAAGCCCATTCCTAAAATCGTGGAATTGCGATCCATCAGCCGCTTTGGGCTGAGTGTCGTTACCGTGGTGTTTGAGGAAAATGTCGATATCTATTGGGCGCGAGCCCAGATTTCTGAACGCCTCAAGGAAACTGAGGAGCAAATCCCCAAAGGCGTCGGACGGCCCGAAATGGCTCCTGTAAGTACCGGATTGGGTGAGATTTATCAATATGTGGTATTTCCGGAAGCGGGATACGAAAAAGATTTTTCTGCAACCGAACTCCGTACCATCCAGGACTGGATTATTAAACCCCAATTGATTGGAACGGCTGGAGTGGCTGAGGTGAATACCCTTGGGGGGATGCTCAAACAGTATGAGATCGCGGTACAGCCGGATAAATTAAAAAGTATGAATGTCACCATTGCTGAGATTTTTACAGCATTGGAATCCAATAATGAAAATACCGGTGGTGCCTATATTGATAAAAAGCCCTATGCTTATTTTATCCGTGGTATCGGGATGGTAAGCAGTATCGATGATATCAATAAAATTGTGGTCAAAAACCAAAATGGTATTCCAATACTCGTTCGCGATATCGCCAAAGTACAAATTGGCAGTAGTATCCGTTATGGGGCTGTTACCAAAGATGGAAAAGGAGAAGAAGTGAGCGGTATGGTAATGATGCTGAAAGGAGAAAACAGCGGTGAAGTCGTTGCTCGTGTAAAAGAAAAAATGGAGCAGATTAAAAAATCACTACCCAAAGGGGTCTCCATTGCTCCTTTTATGGATCGTACGAAGCTGGTCGATAAAGCGATTGGTACCATTCGGACCAACCTGATTGAAGGGGCATTGATCGTTATTTTTATATTGGTGCTCTTGCTGGGGAATTGGCGTGCTGGCCTGGTCGTGGCTTCGGTCATTCCGTTAGCGCTGCTTTTTGCAATCGCCATGATGAAACTCTTTGGCGTTAGTGGTAACCTGATGAGCCTTGGTGCCATAGATTTCGGGCTTATTGTTGATGGCGCGGTGATTATTGTCGAAGCCATTGTCCATCGCTTACAGGTCAGGAGCAAAGGACAGCTGACGGCCGCACAAATGGATGCTGAGGTGTATGAAGCCTCTTCTAAAATCAGGAGTAGTGCTGCATTTGGAGAAATCATCATCTTAATTGTATACCTGCCGATATTGGCTTTAGTAGGGATTGAAGGAAAAATGTTCGGCCCTATGGCGCAAACGGTTTGTTTTGCCCTGTTGGGTGCTTTTATTCTCTCTTTGACCTATGTGCCCATGATGAGTGCCTTGGTTCTCAAAAAAGAAACTGGACATACCAAAAATATCAGTGACAGGATTATCAATGCCATTTACGGCGTATACCGTCCGGTATTGGAAGCGGCGCTTCGGGTAAAAGTAGCGGTCATAGGAGGTTCGATAGCACTTTTTGCAGTAGCACTATTCCTGTTTAGCACTTTAGGCGGAGAATTTATCCCAACACTGGATGAAGGTGATATTGCCACCCACCTGATTATTGCTTCCGGAAGTTCACTTTCTCAGGAAATTGAAGCAACCACCAAAGCGGAACAAATATTAAAATCCAGGTTCCCGGAAGTACGGATGGTCGTGAGTAAGATCGGGAGTGCTGAAATCCCGACGGATCCGATGCCTATAGAAGCGGGTGATATGATCATTTTGCTAAAAGACAAAAGCGAATGGACTTCTGCGAAAACAAAAGAAGAACTGATGGAAAAAATGGAGAAAGCCCTGGAAGAAATCCCGGGCGCCACAACCGAATTTTCCCAACCGATACAAATGCGTTTTAACGAATTGATGACCGGTGTCCGTAGTGATGTGGCTATTAAGATCTTTGGAGAAGACATTGATATGCTGGTTAGCAAAGGAGAAGAAACGCTACAACTGATTAGTGGTGTGGAAGGCGTTACAGATGCCAAGCTGGAAAGAGTGGCGGGATTACCACAGATTGCTGTACGGTATAATAAAGATAAACTGGCATTATACGGATTGAATATTGGCGACCTGAACCGCGTGATTCGTATCGGATTTGCGGGGGAAGCTGCGGGAAGAGTTTACGAAGGGGAAAAACGTTTTGACCTGGTGGTACGCCTCGATGAAAACAGCCGTCAGGATATTTCCAACCTGAAATCACTCTTTGTAACCCTGCCTACCGGAAACCAGATTCCATTGGAACAAATTGCAGACATTAATTATGAAGATGGCCCCATGCAAATCAGCCGTGAGGATGGCAAGCGCCGTATCGTAGTTGGATTCAATGTGCGTGGGAAAGATGTCAAAGGTGTGGTCGAGGCCATTCAGGCGAAACTGGATAAAAACCTGCATTTGCCGGATGGGTATTATACCACGTTTGGCGGTCAGTTTGAAAACCTGATTGATGCCAACAAGCGCCTGATTATTGCGGTACCTATTGCGTTGTCCCTTATTTTTATATTATTGTTTTTTACATTTCATTCCATCCGCCAATCGCTGCTCATTTTTACTGCCATTCCTTTGTCTGCTATCGGAGGCATATTTGCGTTATGGCTTCGGGGAATGCCGTTTAGTATCTCTGCCGGAGTAGGTTTTATAGCACTATTTGGTGTCGCAGTACTCAACGGGATTGTATTAATCGGGTGTTTTAACCAATTGCGGAAAGATGGGATGCACAAGATTGAAGACCGTATCCGGGAAGGGACAAAAATTCGGCTTCGTCCTGTGATCCTGACTGCTGCCGTAGCCTCATTAGGGTTTCTGCCGATGGCATTAAGCACTACTGCAGGAGCTGAAGTACAAAAGCCTTTGGCGACAGTAGTTATTGGCGGATTGGTAACAGCGACCTTGTTGACGCTAATCGTATTGCCGATATTGTATTACTTTTTTGAAAAGAAAAAAGAGCCTGCAATAGAAAATGAGCAACCGGAGCAACACGTATAG
- a CDS encoding DUF6660 family protein: MKKLRYITTLVLSAWLLLLTVLPCSDAHAQGIAVSQTAVVQAGDSHQDFCSPFCVCSCCASPIIMQAFVLFELPQFTTSYELVASFYESIISDFHGSIWQPPQLV, from the coding sequence GTGAAAAAATTACGCTATATAACAACTCTTGTCCTGTCGGCCTGGCTATTGCTGCTGACGGTATTGCCATGCAGTGACGCGCATGCACAAGGAATAGCAGTTTCACAAACCGCAGTCGTTCAGGCTGGCGATTCCCATCAGGACTTTTGTAGTCCGTTTTGTGTGTGTTCCTGCTGTGCAAGCCCAATTATCATGCAGGCATTTGTACTTTTTGAATTGCCACAGTTTACCACTTCTTACGAATTGGTAGCGAGTTTCTACGAATCCATCATCTCCGATTTCCACGGCTCCATTTGGCAGCCACCCCAGTTAGTATAA